In the Candidatus Delongbacteria bacterium genome, CAACTCGAGCAGTGTGTCCGCCTGGCCGTTCTGGAGATCCAGAACCAGAAAGTCCGGACCCAGCTCCTGGCTGAGAACCAGTGACACCGGGTCACAGGCGTGCAGCCCGATGTCGATGCGCCGCGAGCGCGCCAGGGCAATGCAGTGCCGGATGGCCGGCGCTCCCAGTTCGCAGGCCCGCACGGTCTCGGAGTCCAGATCCAGGGCGGGCAGCGGCCCGGGCGTCGCCGACCAGGGGTCGGGCATGCAGAGCCCCGCCTGATACACGGGAAGGCAGACCGCCTGCACGCCGCAGCTGACCGCCATCTCGATCAGGGCCACCGCGCGCGCCAGACTGCCATCGTGATTCACACCCAGCTGGGCGATCACCGCAGGAATGCGCAGCGCTCCGGGCCTGCCGGAAGTGCCCATGTCACTCGTTCCCTGTGTCACTCGTCGGCCTGCACCTTGGCGACGCGTTGCTTGCGGTGTGCGCGCAGCAGTGTCTTGTAGTAGCGGGGATCCAGGCGGATCGAGGGCTGGTTGGTGATGATGTCCCAGTCCTCTTCGGCCATGTCCTTGGTCACTTCGTCGAGATGCTCCAGCACGGACCCCAGATCCTTGCCGATCCAGAACTCCACATCCTGATCGATGCTGGCATCCCAGCTCTGGGTGGAGACTGCCCGCTCGAACACATCTTCGTAGCGCTCGATCGCGTAGATCTTCGCTTTGCCGTCCTTGCGCTGGCGCAGGGCGTCCACCTGGTAACCCAGGCCCAGTCCAAGCACGAACAGCGCCTTCTTTCCCTGGATGCGGTCTTTTTTCTTCATGACTCCACCTGTTTGGAAATGCCTCGTCTCACTCGGGGTTGGCAATTCCGGTGCCAAGTCAGGAATTGGCCCCAACTGTTTGAATTTCAAGAGCTTGAAACTTCTGAAGTTCAGGAGCCCGCAGCTTCCGAAATGAGGAAGGAATTGCCCTGCTGGGCAGAAATTCCCCCGTCAGGAGCCTTGGCTGCACGGCGAAATTCCGGGCAGAAAACAGGTGCGGGAAGTCAGAGGGACGGGGGATGATCCCTGAGGAAGGCGGCCCAGTCGGCGGGCGCATTCAGATTGAGGAAGGGCAGGTCGGAGTCGGTTTCGATGGTATGTCGCACATCAACACGCCTGGCGATGGCCCGGTCCAGACGTTGTCCGGGCTCGAGTGGGTCCAGGCGGGCCAGACCTGCCGCAAGGCCGGGACCGATGCGCAGCGGATGCCCGCGTCTGCCCCGGCGCGTGGGTTGCACACTGTCCAGTTCCCCGAGGGGATGAACGAGCAAGGAGCGCAGCAGTCCGGAATCCGGAAGTGGTACATCCACCGGCTGGATCAGCACCGAACAGGACGGGGCGCCCTTCAACGCCTCAAGGGCGACAAGCAGACTGCCGAGGGGACCTGATTCCGGGTACGGATTGAGGTGGAGAGTGAGGGTCAGTCCGTGATGCGGTTGCCATTCTCCCACGGTGGGCAGAGCGGGCGCGTGTGCGGCGGGGATCTCGCTCAGGACCACCAGGGCACGGTGGCCACCGGCGGCGGCGAACCATTGCAGCTGCTGTTCAAGCCAGGTATGTGCGCCAAAGGGCAGAAAGGCCTTGGCCTGCCCCATTCGCTGGCTGCGGCCGGCCGCCAGCAGAACCAGCAGGGGCAAGGGCTCACTCTCCGGCATGGATGCGTTCCAGCAGGTCGGTGGCAATGCTGATCGCGATTTCCCGCGGCAACTTGCCCAGCTTGCGGGAACCCAGCGGACAGTGAATCCCATCCACCTGAGGCTCGCTGAACCCTTCGGCCAGCAAGGAACGCCGGAAGTTGTGCCACTTGGTCTTGCTGCCCATCAATCCCAGCCAGGCAGGTGCCTGGGGCAACAGAGTGCGCAACAGGTCCAGGTCCAGCTCGTGGCTGTGGGTCATCACGCACACGATGCTTCGCGCGGGCTGGAAGCGGGCCGAGCCAGCAAAGTCGGGACCGTGTTCCAGATGACGGATCACGCTGGCCGGCATCTCGGGGTGCTGCAGCTGGTCTTCGCGGGCATCGATGCATTCGATGCGCACTCCCGTTCCCTGCAGAACCTGGGTCAGGGCACGGGCCACATGTCCGGCACCGAAGAGGATCAGTCGGGGACCGCTGTTGAAGATCTCGATCAGCAGGTCCACGGCACCCCCGCAGATCTGGTCGTGGGCGGGTGTCAACTCGGCGGACAGTTCCAGATCTTCACCCGAGTGCAACTGGGTGCGCGCCTGCTCGATCGCCTGATGCTCCAGACCACCACCTCCAATGGTTCCCACAACGCGATCCGTGGTGACCATCATGCGGGCCCCGCGCTCGCGGGGGGCGGAACCCCGGACCCGGATCACGGACACCAGGGCGAAGGCCTCGCCGCTTGCATGCAGGGTCGCCAGCTCGTTGATCCAGTCGGACATCAGGCAGTCCCTTTCATGGCCGTCCGCAGCGCCCGCTCCAGCAGGGCGGAGGCCACGCGTCGGCGGTAATGCTCGTTGGAGCGCAGATCGTCGATGGGATGGATCGCGCGCTGCAGGCTGTCCTGCAGACGCGGAATCAATGCGCGTTCGAACCGGGCACCGACAAGCAGTGTTTCACATTCAATCAGGCGCACGCAGGTGGGGGCAAGGGCTCCGCCGGCCAGAAATGCCTGTAGGACGATTCCGTCCTCGAGATGCAGGGCGATGGCCAGCGAGAGCTTGGCGATCGACTGGGCTTCGCGCGTGCCGACTTTGGTGTAGCTCTCATGCCAGACTCGTGGATCACGCGCCGGCACCAGGATGGCCGCGATCAGTTCACCGGGACGCAACGCCGTGCGCCGGTAGTCCAGAAAGAAATCAGCGAGGGGCATCTGCCGGGATCCGGATGGGCCGACAAGCTCCAACTCGGCTTCGTAACACATCAGCGCGGGTGGACTGTCGGCGGCCGGGGAAGCATTGGCCAGATTGCCTCCCAGCGTGCCCCGGTTCTGGATGGCCCAGCCTCCGGTGAGGCCCGCGGCCCTGGCGAGCATGGGAAAGGTTTCGCACAGAACCGGGTCGGCCAGGATCTGGCTGTAGGACGTGGTGGCGCCGATGCGCCAATCACCAGCGGATGTGCGTGAAATGCCTGCCAGTTCGGGGATGCGCGAGATGTCCACGCAGGGCTCGCCGTCCAGTGGCCGCAGCTGCTTCTGCACCAGCAGGTCGGTGCCACCGGCGAGGGGACGGCAGCCCGGATTGTGCTGCATCACCGCCAGCAGGTCGTCCAGAGTATCGGCCGCGACAATGCTCCAGGGGGTGCTCATGCGGACTCCTCCGCGGCCTGGATCACGCCGTCGATGATCTTCATGTAGCCCGTGCAGCGACAGAGATTTCCCGCGAGTCCGCGGCGGACTTCCTCGCGAGTGGGGCGGGGATTCGCCCGCAGCAGTGCCAGTGCCGCGATCACCATGCCGGGAGTGCAGATTCCGCACTGTGTGGCACCCGCCTGGGCCATGGCGGCCTGCAGGCGCGCGCCGAGCGCGTCATGTTCGACTCCTTCGATGGTCAGCACGGCGCGGTCGCGCACCTGGAGCATGGGCAGCAGACAGGCGTTGACCAGCGTGCCATCCACGAGCACGGCGCAGGCTCCGCACTCGCCCTCGCCACAGCCTTCCTTGCTGCCGGTGAGTCCCAGGTCGATGCGCAGCACGTCCAGCAGGCGCCGGAAAGGATCCCCCTTCCAGGTCTGCGGTTGGCCATTGAGCAGAAAACGGATGGGTGACTCACTCATCGCTGGCCTCCCGGAGAGACAGTTCGTGCAGCAGGCGCTCGGGCAGGGCGGGAATCGCCGTGATTCTGGTGCCCAACGCCATGTCCAGTGCCGCACAGATCGCGGGCGCCGGGCCGTCCATGGGCAGCTCGCCGATCCCCTTTGCGCCGCCCGGTCCATGGCTGAACGGGTGCTCGAGGAAATGCACGCCGATTTCCGGGGTATCGGCCGCGGTGGGCACGATATAACCGGAGAGGCGATTGTTGGCCATCGCGCCACCACGCCAGGCCACTTCCTCCATCAGGGCCCAGCCGATGGCCTGGGTCACGCCGCCCTCGATCTGCCCCTGGGCCAGGATCGGATTGATCACGCGACCCACCTCCTGGACCGCCGTGAACCGTGTCACGCGGGATTCCAGCGTGGCGAGATCGGTTTCCGTCTCCGCCACGTACACGGCCCAGGCCCAGGCCGCGTAGGCATCGCCCCGGTAGGTGGCATCATCCCAGTTGATTCCAGGTGGGGCCTGATACTGGCTGCGCGTGCGGAGAGGACCCGACAGGGTGGCTTGGCGGCAGGCTTCGGCGAACAGGTCCGGGGACTGGCCGGGAGTCCAGCCGTGAGCTTTCAGCAGCTCGCAGAGGTCACACACGGCGCGCCGTACCAGTTCGCCCACCACCATCGCCGTGCGCGACGCCACCGTGGGCCCGCTGTCCGGCACGTGGGCCGTGTCGGGCCGGGCGATGCGGATGCAGGAAGCGGGCAGCCCCGCACTCTCGGCCGCGATCTGGGTGAAGACAGCTATCGCGCCCTGCCCCATTTCGACACAGCTGGTGCGTACTTCGATCAGGCCTTCGGCCAGAGCGGCGACTTCAACGACCGAGGCCAGAGTCACCTCTCCGCTCCCGGTGAACCCGGCTCCGTGCATGAAGGTGGAGAGTCCCACTCCGCGCCTTGTGTCAAGGGACTCCCGGTTGTGAGCCAGCGCGCGGCGATGGACATCGTGATAGTTCGATTTCTCGAGGGCGTGATCCAGCAGAGCCGACCAGCCGGGATCCTGGGTCATCTGTTGACCGGTGGCCATGCTGGCGCCCCTGGTCAGTAGATTCATCCTTCGGAATTCTACAGGATCCAGTCCAGCTGCGGCGGCCACCCGGTCCAGCTGGCGCTCGAGGGCGAAGATGCTCTGTGGGGCACCGAAACCCCGGAAAGCACCCATGGGCGGACGATTGGTGGCCCAGGCCCGCGCCGTGACACGCACATGGGGACAGGCATAGGGACCCGCGGCGTGAATCGCCCCGCGCGAGAGCACCACGGGACTGAGTGTCACATAGGCTCCGCCGTCCAGGTTGAAGTCGATCTCCAGAGCAAGCAACTTTCCCGCGTCGTCGATGGCCGTGAGGATCCGGGTCAGACTGGGGTGGCGCTTGGTTGTGGCCAGCATATCCTCGTCGCGCTCGTAAACCATGCGCACGGACTGGCCCGCCTTGAGCGCCAGCAGGGCCGCGTGCGCCGCCAGCAGACTGGGGTACTCTTCCTTGCCGCCGAAGGCGCCGCCCGTGGTGAACTGGATCACGCGCACGCGATCGGCGGGCAGATCGAGGATGGGCAGCAAGCCTTTGTGCACATAGTAGGGGCACTGGAGCGAGCCCTTGATCACGACCCCGCCGCCGATCATGGGCTCGGCCTGGATCGCCTGGGGCTCGATGTACAACTGCTCCTGCGCCCCGGTTTCGTACTCACCTTCCACCACCAGCGCCGCACCTTCCCAGACGGAATCCGGATCGCCCTTGAGGATGGTGTAGCTCTTGAGCAGGTTGTCGTCGCCGTGGATCCGTTCGGAACCGGTCATGGCCGCACGAAGATCCTCGACGGGCGGCTCCTCATCCACGAGAACCCGCACCTGTCTGACCGCATGGCGCAATGTCTCTCGATCGGGATGCGCCAGCAGCAGCACGGGCTCGGCCGGGTGATTGATCCGGGTGGCGGCCAGCACGGGTTGGTCGTCGGTCAGCAATTGCAGCCGATTCTTGCCGGGCACGTCCCTGGCATCGACGATGACGAACTGGCTCCAGTCGATCGTGGGCGAGAATTGGATTCCACGGATTGTGCCCCGGGCGCAGGTGCTGCGCACAGTGGCTCCATGGAGCACCCCGTTTCCGGGGAGGTCATCCGTGTATCGTGCTTGTCCGCGGAGTTTGTCCGGGGCTTCCGGCCGGGGAAAGGAACTTCCGATGCGGCAGCTGTCGGTGGGATCGTTCATGGTTCTGGCTCGCGCTCGGGGACGGCGGGTGGTCTGCCGTCCGGGGTGTCAATGTGGCAATTGAACTGTGAGGGATGAAGCTGGGCGGGAAGAACGGGTGGCTCCGAATGGGGCTCGAAGCCCGGGACCTCGGGAATCTGGTGGGCGATCTGCTGGGGAGACTTTGAAGTCAATTGCGTGGAGGGTTTCCTGGGTGGCTCTGAGGGTGGCTCCGCGCGGGGGCAGGTGGAAAGTCCCGGGTGGCCATCCATGATGGACCCGGATGTGAGTACCTGAGATGTGGATGCGAAACTGGACAACTCTTGTGGAAAGGGTGGCTCCAAGGGTGGCCCCGCAAAGCTGGCCGTCGCAGAACTGTGCATGACTGCCCGGTCACTTCCTGGGAGTTGCTCCGCTCCGGCTGGACTTCCGGACAACACCGGTTCTTGAGAACCGCTGGCCAGTCGGGAATGCGTGCCTTGCAACGGGTGGCTCCGTGGGTGGCCCGCTGTAGCTGGTGTCCCCGATGTGTGGATGAGTGCCTGGAATTCTGCCAGGATTCAAGTCAACACGTCAAGAGATCCGGCGAACAGTCAGTCCCGGAAATGGTTGCCAGACTGGACACTCCCCGTGCAACGGGTGGCTCCGAGGGTGGCCCCCTGAAGCTGGCGTCCCCACATGTGTGGAAAACTGATGGATTGCGTTCATTGGGAGGAATGGCAGGACCAACGCCTGAATTGAGGATCAGTCGAGCGGAAGAAGCCGAACCTGCTGGCCAAGCACCACAACAGGCAGACCATGTGCAGGAGGAAGACGCACCCAGTCCTTCCAGGTCGTCACGAGACAGGACAATTGATCTTGCTCGACCGCGCGTTGCAGTTCCAGAATGTCAGCGGTACTGAAGGCGTGATGATCAGGAAAATGCCGCGAATGGACTGGAAGTCCGACGGATTGCTGGAGTGAGTCTTCGAACTGTCCCGGATTGCCCAGACCGCAGAAGGCCCCCCAGTTCCCCACGGGCACGGGAAGCGGGTTGCCACTCATTGGGTCGTACAGGCCATCGGGCTGCAGTTCAAGCACCCAGGCCGGCGCATCCGTCACCTGCCGAAACCAGGTCAGTCGCCGGGCAAGCAGACTGGCATCTCCAGCCCTGGAAAAAATCAATGCGTGCGCGCGCTCAGCGTTTCGTGGAGACTCCCGCAATCTCCCGAAAGGCAGCAGTGCTTCGCTGGCAGGATCGAGCCCGCAATCCCAGATCAGTAGATCCAGATCGCGTTTCAGCCGCCGGTGCTGGAATCCATCGTCCAGAATCACCGAACCACAACCCAGTTGGCGCAGCTGGCGCACTCCTTCCAGACGGTCTTCGCAGACGGCCACCCAGACCCCGGGACACAAACGAGCACAGACTGCTGATTCATCCCCGGACTGATCCACCGATACCAATGGCCCTTCCCCACGGCTGACCAGCACGAATCCGCGACTGCGGCGACCATAGCCTCGACTCAGCACGGCCACCGGCGATTCTCCGAACCGGAGGCCATGCAAGGGGAAGTCCCGCGCCGCGGAGATTTCACGGGCCAGATGCATCACCAGTGGGGACTTGCCCACGCCCCCAAGACTGATGTTGCCCACACACAGGGTGGGCAAGGGCGAGTCGTGTGTGGTGAACAGGCCCGTGTCGTAGGCCAGATTGCGTGCTCCCGTGATGCTCGCCCAGGGCACTGAGAGCAGCCACGCCAGCAGGCTGCGGGGAGGGGAACCGGCGCTCATCCCGAATGGCTTTCGAACCAGTGATCCGCGCGGTTCTCCAGAGCGATCATGGCCTGTCGCACGGCCTCTCGCTGCTGCCCGAATTCGCCTTCGGCATCCAGTCGGATCGGTTCGCCGTAGATCACGATGGCGCGCGTGAAAGGCTTCCAGAAGTTGAAGCGGTCCCAACTGCCGAACTCGATCGGACGCCTGGCGCGGAAGCTCATGGGCAGGATCACCGCACCGCTTTCCCGCGCCATCCGGATCACGCCGGATTTCATTGAGTGCCGGGGACCGCGCGGTCCGTCGGGCATGATCGCGCCAACCGTGCCGGGCACACTCAACTCGTTCACCATGTCCTGCAGCGCCTCCTGGGAGCGTCGGGAGCTGGATCCGCGCACCGCCCGATACCCCAGCCTCTCCACTGTGCGCGTGATCATTTCCCCGTCCCGACTCAGCGAAATCAGAGGAACGATACCTTCGTTGCGATGCACGAGGATCGGCAGCAGGATGCGTCCGTGCCACACGGCGATCAGGATCGAGACACCTTCCTGCTTCAGCTGATGGAAGTGCTCCCGCCCTTCGAACCTCACCCTGACAAGCAATCGCGTGGCAAGCAGCAGCAACCACCCGAAGCGCAATGCAAAACCGTTCAGCAGTCGTGTGATCCGCTTCTTCATACTCATTGCCCACGCTCCCGATGCAGCAGAGCGATGTGTTCAAGTGCCAGTTCCGCCGTACGCCGGGCGGCGCCGGGTCCTCCCAGCAGATCGCGCACGGTTGCGGCCAGCCGCTCGGCGTTCTCGGTCGCCGCGGGGTTTTCCAGCTCATCGTGACACCACTTGGCCAGTGCGGGCCCGGTGGCACGGTGCTGCAGACTTTCGGGAACCAGTTCTCGGTCGGCGACGATGTTGATGGCAGTGACCCATTTGACCTGCACCAGTCGGCTGGCCAGTGCCCAGGCCAGAGGGTCCAGTCGGTAGAAGACCATGTGGGGCGTACCCAGTGCCGCCGTTTCGAGACTGGCTGTGCCACTGGCCACCAGGGCTCTGTCGGCGGCGCGCAGCACCGTGTGGAACTGTCCCTGGATCTGTCTCACACCTGGCAGCAGGCGTGTTGCCTGATCGAGAGTGTCCGGGTCCAGTCCATCGGCCAGCTGCAGCACGCGCAGGGGAGCATGCGTCTTGTCGGGCCAGAGGCGCTCAAGTTCCGCTTCGGTATCCCGCAGGATCGGCAGATGACGTTTCAGTTCTCCACGACGGCTGCCGGGACAATAGGCGATCACCGGGCGAGATGAATCAATTCCAAGAAGCTCCCGGGCCAGATCGCGCGATGGGGCGTTCGACACCAGGTCAAGCACCGGATGGCCCACGAAGCGGGCATCCACGGGAAGGCTCCGGTAATCATTCTCTTCAAAGGGGAAGATCAGTGCGATCGCGTCGCAGAGTTCGCCCATGGTGCGCAGGCGGCCACGCTTCCAGACCCAGTACTTGGGACTGATGTAATACAGGATCCGGGGAACAAGGCTGCGCAGGTCGCGCGCCAGGCGCAGGTTGAATCCGGGGAAGTCGACCAACAGCAGCATCTCGGGAGAGCGTTCGCGGACCACATCCTCCAGACGGCGAAAACTGCGGCGCAAGGTGCCCAGGCTGCCGAGAACATCCAGCACGCCCATCACGGCAAGCTCATTCTGGGGGATCAGGATGTCCATTCCGGCCTTTTCCAGGGCCGGCCCACCGACACCGTACACCGGAATTCGCGGGTTTCGGCGACGCAATTCCCGCAGCATGGCCGCGGCAATCTGGTCGCCGGAGCTTTCCCCGCAGACCAGCAGAATCCCCCCCTTCTCCCTCAGGGATGGCATCGGGGTGCTCATGTCAGTAGCCCAGTGCCAGACCATCGGCGCGTGGATCGGCGGCACCGCGCAGGCGCCCGTCCGGATCACGCAGGAGAAGCGAAGCCACGCTCCAGGGCTCGGTGCGCTCGTCCAGTTCCCACCCCAGTTCGCGCAGGCGGGTCCGGCTGGCCGGGGAGAATGCGGGTTCCAGCATCAGAAGGGCGGGGCGCCACTGCTGGTGATAGCGGGGAAGTGCCAGCGCATCGGCCGGGTCCATTCCATAATCCACCAGATCCAGCGCATGCAGCAGCACGGTGCTGATGATCTTGGGGCCACCCTGACTGCCTGCGACCAGATGAACCTGGCCATTCTTCAGCACAATCAGGGGAGTCATGCTGGACAAGGGACGTGCCCCCGCCCGCACCGCATTGCGGGGGCTGCCGACCAGCCCATAGAAATTGGGCACCCCCGGCTGGATCACGAAATCATCCATCTCATTGTTGAGCACGATGCCGGTGCGCGGTTCGGTGATGCCCGATCCGAAGTACGTATTGATGGTGGCAGTCAGCGAAACGGCATTGCCACGGGAATCGATCACGCAGACATGGGTCGTGTGATCGCCCTCGCGGATCTCCCGTTCCAGTCCGGGCCAGGCCTGATCGGTTCGTATACCGGAAGTCACCAGAGCGCGCAGCGAGTCGGCATACTCCTCCGAAAGCAGTCTGTCAAGGGGAATGGTGCAGAAGCGGGGGTCACCGAACCAACGGGCACGGTCGGCAAACGCGTATTCGAGAGTGCGGGCCACACGATCGATGCGCAGGGGATCCCGCGGCGCCAGTGTGTCCAGTTGTTGGCCATCCAGCACCTGCAAGGCCTCGATCAGCAAGGCACCGCCGGATGAGGGAGCACCGATCGATCGCAGCTCCAGTCCGTGATACGATCCCGACACCACGGTCTCGGCGGTGGCTTCCACGGCCAGCAGATCACCGCCGGTGAGGATGCCACCGCGTTCCTGGGCCAGGCTGTCCAGTGCGGGGGCAAACACCAGTTCGAGAAATTCGCGTACGCCCAGCTCCTGCAGACGGGCCAGACTGCGCGCCAGGGCGGGTTGAATCAGGCGATCACCCGTGTCGAGGATCTCACCATCCTTCCACCAGGGCTGGCTGGCCACATCGTTGTGCAGGCGCAACAGCGAGTCACTGGCCGCCAGCACGCGTCCGAGGCGGGGGCCCACGCTGAATCCCTGCTCGGCAAGCAGCCGAGCAGGTTCGACCAGATCATGCCAGGGCAAGTGGCCCTGCTCCTCGTGCAGCAGCGCCAGGGCCTGCAACTCACAGGGCACGGCGACAGCCAGAATGCCCGCACCTGAAAGGTCGGGCATTGGCAGTCCGTCGGCATCGAGATACATGTCAAAACGTGCGGCGGCCGGGGCGTTCTCGCGTCCACTGATGGCCCGTGTCACACCATCCTCGGCCGAATGGCTCACCAGCAGGCACCCTCCGCCCAGACCGGAACTGTAGGGTTCACAGACCGCCAGCGCCAGTGTGGTGGCGATGGCGGCATCCGCCGCACTGCCACCCGCGCGCAGGATCTTCAAGCCCGCCATACTGGCCAGACTGTCCGCGCTGACAACCGCACCGTTGCGCCAGGCAGGGTTTTCCAGCTGCCCGCCGCAGGCCAGCAGACCCGCCAGCAGAAGTGGCAGGCCTCGCTGAAACGCTCTACCCCTCATCGGGCAGACCAAGGATGGCGGCACGCTGTTGTTCCACATCGGCCTTGACACTGTCAAGGATGCCGTTGACGAACTTGCCGCTGTTCTCGGTGGAGTACTTCTTGGCGATCTCGATGGCCTCGTTGATCGAGACCTTGGTGGGAATGTCCGTGTGCAGCATTTCGGCAATGGCCAGACGCAGGATGATGCGGTCG is a window encoding:
- a CDS encoding NTP transferase domain-containing protein — encoded protein: MPESEPLPLLVLLAAGRSQRMGQAKAFLPFGAHTWLEQQLQWFAAAGGHRALVVLSEIPAAHAPALPTVGEWQPHHGLTLTLHLNPYPESGPLGSLLVALEALKGAPSCSVLIQPVDVPLPDSGLLRSLLVHPLGELDSVQPTRRGRRGHPLRIGPGLAAGLARLDPLEPGQRLDRAIARRVDVRHTIETDSDLPFLNLNAPADWAAFLRDHPPSL
- the xdhC gene encoding xanthine dehydrogenase accessory protein XdhC: MSDWINELATLHASGEAFALVSVIRVRGSAPRERGARMMVTTDRVVGTIGGGGLEHQAIEQARTQLHSGEDLELSAELTPAHDQICGGAVDLLIEIFNSGPRLILFGAGHVARALTQVLQGTGVRIECIDAREDQLQHPEMPASVIRHLEHGPDFAGSARFQPARSIVCVMTHSHELDLDLLRTLLPQAPAWLGLMGSKTKWHNFRRSLLAEGFSEPQVDGIHCPLGSRKLGKLPREIAISIATDLLERIHAGE
- a CDS encoding xanthine dehydrogenase family protein subunit M, translated to MSTPWSIVAADTLDDLLAVMQHNPGCRPLAGGTDLLVQKQLRPLDGEPCVDISRIPELAGISRTSAGDWRIGATTSYSQILADPVLCETFPMLARAAGLTGGWAIQNRGTLGGNLANASPAADSPPALMCYEAELELVGPSGSRQMPLADFFLDYRRTALRPGELIAAILVPARDPRVWHESYTKVGTREAQSIAKLSLAIALHLEDGIVLQAFLAGGALAPTCVRLIECETLLVGARFERALIPRLQDSLQRAIHPIDDLRSNEHYRRRVASALLERALRTAMKGTA
- a CDS encoding (2Fe-2S)-binding protein; this translates as MSESPIRFLLNGQPQTWKGDPFRRLLDVLRIDLGLTGSKEGCGEGECGACAVLVDGTLVNACLLPMLQVRDRAVLTIEGVEHDALGARLQAAMAQAGATQCGICTPGMVIAALALLRANPRPTREEVRRGLAGNLCRCTGYMKIIDGVIQAAEESA
- a CDS encoding xanthine dehydrogenase family protein, which produces MNDPTDSCRIGSSFPRPEAPDKLRGQARYTDDLPGNGVLHGATVRSTCARGTIRGIQFSPTIDWSQFVIVDARDVPGKNRLQLLTDDQPVLAATRINHPAEPVLLLAHPDRETLRHAVRQVRVLVDEEPPVEDLRAAMTGSERIHGDDNLLKSYTILKGDPDSVWEGAALVVEGEYETGAQEQLYIEPQAIQAEPMIGGGVVIKGSLQCPYYVHKGLLPILDLPADRVRVIQFTTGGAFGGKEEYPSLLAAHAALLALKAGQSVRMVYERDEDMLATTKRHPSLTRILTAIDDAGKLLALEIDFNLDGGAYVTLSPVVLSRGAIHAAGPYACPHVRVTARAWATNRPPMGAFRGFGAPQSIFALERQLDRVAAAAGLDPVEFRRMNLLTRGASMATGQQMTQDPGWSALLDHALEKSNYHDVHRRALAHNRESLDTRRGVGLSTFMHGAGFTGSGEVTLASVVEVAALAEGLIEVRTSCVEMGQGAIAVFTQIAAESAGLPASCIRIARPDTAHVPDSGPTVASRTAMVVGELVRRAVCDLCELLKAHGWTPGQSPDLFAEACRQATLSGPLRTRSQYQAPPGINWDDATYRGDAYAAWAWAVYVAETETDLATLESRVTRFTAVQEVGRVINPILAQGQIEGGVTQAIGWALMEEVAWRGGAMANNRLSGYIVPTAADTPEIGVHFLEHPFSHGPGGAKGIGELPMDGPAPAICAALDMALGTRITAIPALPERLLHELSLREASDE
- the lpxK gene encoding tetraacyldisaccharide 4'-kinase, with translation MSAGSPPRSLLAWLLSVPWASITGARNLAYDTGLFTTHDSPLPTLCVGNISLGGVGKSPLVMHLAREISAARDFPLHGLRFGESPVAVLSRGYGRRSRGFVLVSRGEGPLVSVDQSGDESAVCARLCPGVWVAVCEDRLEGVRQLRQLGCGSVILDDGFQHRRLKRDLDLLIWDCGLDPASEALLPFGRLRESPRNAERAHALIFSRAGDASLLARRLTWFRQVTDAPAWVLELQPDGLYDPMSGNPLPVPVGNWGAFCGLGNPGQFEDSLQQSVGLPVHSRHFPDHHAFSTADILELQRAVEQDQLSCLVTTWKDWVRLPPAHGLPVVVLGQQVRLLPLD
- a CDS encoding lysophospholipid acyltransferase family protein, with the translated sequence MSMKKRITRLLNGFALRFGWLLLLATRLLVRVRFEGREHFHQLKQEGVSILIAVWHGRILLPILVHRNEGIVPLISLSRDGEMITRTVERLGYRAVRGSSSRRSQEALQDMVNELSVPGTVGAIMPDGPRGPRHSMKSGVIRMARESGAVILPMSFRARRPIEFGSWDRFNFWKPFTRAIVIYGEPIRLDAEGEFGQQREAVRQAMIALENRADHWFESHSG
- the lpxB gene encoding lipid-A-disaccharide synthase; this encodes MPSLREKGGILLVCGESSGDQIAAAMLRELRRRNPRIPVYGVGGPALEKAGMDILIPQNELAVMGVLDVLGSLGTLRRSFRRLEDVVRERSPEMLLLVDFPGFNLRLARDLRSLVPRILYYISPKYWVWKRGRLRTMGELCDAIALIFPFEENDYRSLPVDARFVGHPVLDLVSNAPSRDLARELLGIDSSRPVIAYCPGSRRGELKRHLPILRDTEAELERLWPDKTHAPLRVLQLADGLDPDTLDQATRLLPGVRQIQGQFHTVLRAADRALVASGTASLETAALGTPHMVFYRLDPLAWALASRLVQVKWVTAINIVADRELVPESLQHRATGPALAKWCHDELENPAATENAERLAATVRDLLGGPGAARRTAELALEHIALLHRERGQ
- the ggt gene encoding gamma-glutamyltransferase, with product MRGRAFQRGLPLLLAGLLACGGQLENPAWRNGAVVSADSLASMAGLKILRAGGSAADAAIATTLALAVCEPYSSGLGGGCLLVSHSAEDGVTRAISGRENAPAAARFDMYLDADGLPMPDLSGAGILAVAVPCELQALALLHEEQGHLPWHDLVEPARLLAEQGFSVGPRLGRVLAASDSLLRLHNDVASQPWWKDGEILDTGDRLIQPALARSLARLQELGVREFLELVFAPALDSLAQERGGILTGGDLLAVEATAETVVSGSYHGLELRSIGAPSSGGALLIEALQVLDGQQLDTLAPRDPLRIDRVARTLEYAFADRARWFGDPRFCTIPLDRLLSEEYADSLRALVTSGIRTDQAWPGLEREIREGDHTTHVCVIDSRGNAVSLTATINTYFGSGITEPRTGIVLNNEMDDFVIQPGVPNFYGLVGSPRNAVRAGARPLSSMTPLIVLKNGQVHLVAGSQGGPKIISTVLLHALDLVDYGMDPADALALPRYHQQWRPALLMLEPAFSPASRTRLRELGWELDERTEPWSVASLLLRDPDGRLRGAADPRADGLALGY